The Musa acuminata AAA Group cultivar baxijiao chromosome BXJ2-2, Cavendish_Baxijiao_AAA, whole genome shotgun sequence genome has a segment encoding these proteins:
- the LOC135605607 gene encoding photosystem I reaction center subunit VI, chloroplastic-like isoform X2 has protein sequence MASLTAVAAVQPVAVKGLAGSSFNGNKLALKPSRRIASRANLRPGAAVVAKYGEKSVYFDLEDIGNTTGQWDHYGSDAPSPYNPLQSKFFETFVAPFTKRGLLLKFLLLGGGFSIAYLGSTASGDILPIKKGPQLPPTPGPRGKI, from the exons ATGGCCTCCCTCACCGCGGTCGCGGCCGTGCAACCTGTGGCCGTGAAGGGCCTCGCAGGGAGCTCCTTCAACGGCAACAAGCTCGCACTCAAGCCCTCCCGCCGCATCGCCTCTCGCGCCAACCTCAG GCCTGGCGCCGCCGTGGTCGCCAAGTACGGGGAGAAGAGCGTGTACTTCGACCTCGAAGACATCGGCAACACTACGGGCCAGTGGGACCACTACGGCTCCGACGCCCCTTCGCCCTACAACCCTCTCCAG AGCAAGTTCTTCGAGACGTTCGTTGCTCCTTTCACCAAGCGGGGTCTGTTGCTCAAGTTCTTGCTGCTGGGTGGCGGCTTTTCGATAGCCTACCTGGGATCCACCGCCTCCGGCGACATACTACCCATCAAGAAGGGCCCGCAGCTGCCTCCTACTCCGGGGCCTCGCGGCAAGATCTAA
- the LOC135605607 gene encoding photosystem I reaction center subunit VI, chloroplastic-like isoform X1 has translation MASLTAVAAVQPVAVKGLAGSSFNGNKLALKPSRRIASRANLSRPGAAVVAKYGEKSVYFDLEDIGNTTGQWDHYGSDAPSPYNPLQSKFFETFVAPFTKRGLLLKFLLLGGGFSIAYLGSTASGDILPIKKGPQLPPTPGPRGKI, from the exons ATGGCCTCCCTCACCGCGGTCGCGGCCGTGCAACCTGTGGCCGTGAAGGGCCTCGCAGGGAGCTCCTTCAACGGCAACAAGCTCGCACTCAAGCCCTCCCGCCGCATCGCCTCTCGCGCCAACCTCAG CAGGCCTGGCGCCGCCGTGGTCGCCAAGTACGGGGAGAAGAGCGTGTACTTCGACCTCGAAGACATCGGCAACACTACGGGCCAGTGGGACCACTACGGCTCCGACGCCCCTTCGCCCTACAACCCTCTCCAG AGCAAGTTCTTCGAGACGTTCGTTGCTCCTTTCACCAAGCGGGGTCTGTTGCTCAAGTTCTTGCTGCTGGGTGGCGGCTTTTCGATAGCCTACCTGGGATCCACCGCCTCCGGCGACATACTACCCATCAAGAAGGGCCCGCAGCTGCCTCCTACTCCGGGGCCTCGCGGCAAGATCTAA